Proteins from a single region of Chryseobacterium scophthalmum:
- a CDS encoding CocE/NonD family hydrolase, with translation MKNYFSMLLMFLFFVGTAQNTPPKDTYVKDNYTKQEFYIPMRDGTKLFTAVYIPKDISNKNKYPFLMQRTCYNIAPYGENEYKQRIGPNQFLMKDKYIFVYQDVRGRYMSEGIFTNMTPQVERKTKKDVDESTDTYDTVEYLVKNIKHNNGKVGQFGTSYPGFYTAVGTLAQHPALVASSPQAPISDFWNDDFMHNGRFMLGYFKTFPVFGVQKTKPENKAWYTDSMIKATSEDGLKFYRDMGTLKDGYEKYYKNNFFMTEIMNHSNFDEFWQKRNLLPHLKNINHAVMTVGGWFDAEDLSGPLNIYKTIEKTSPKAKNTIVMGPFSHGGWGREEGKHFHNQIYFGDSIATYYQKNVETKFFNHYLKGNAKQDADLPEALMYDTGAKQWREFTTYPPKEAKKVNFYLANGTLKNNAQQGFSEYYSDPNNPVVSSDNLKDFNGFTPRNYMSEDQRFAVGRPDVLTFTTDILTEDITFAGEILAKLNIASTSTDADFAVKLIDVYPEDFKPTEKKDGVIYGNYHQMVRSEIMPARFRNSREKGEALVANQKTAVNFRLQDVVHTFKKGHKIQIQISSTWFPLFAINPQKFLDNPNFSTKEDYTKAFIKVFEDSSIEVEILK, from the coding sequence ATGAAGAACTACTTTTCAATGTTGTTGATGTTTTTGTTTTTTGTGGGAACTGCACAAAATACGCCACCAAAAGACACGTATGTAAAAGACAATTACACCAAGCAGGAATTTTATATTCCAATGCGTGATGGTACAAAATTATTTACAGCAGTTTACATTCCGAAAGATATTTCAAATAAGAATAAATATCCTTTTTTGATGCAGAGAACCTGCTATAATATTGCGCCTTATGGTGAAAATGAATACAAACAGAGAATTGGCCCAAATCAGTTTTTAATGAAAGACAAATATATTTTTGTGTATCAGGATGTTCGCGGAAGATATATGAGTGAAGGGATCTTCACGAATATGACTCCACAGGTTGAGAGAAAAACCAAGAAAGATGTTGACGAAAGTACAGATACCTACGACACGGTAGAATATTTGGTTAAAAACATCAAACACAACAACGGAAAAGTGGGTCAGTTCGGAACTTCATATCCCGGATTTTATACTGCGGTAGGTACTTTGGCGCAACATCCGGCTTTGGTAGCATCTTCTCCACAAGCTCCGATTTCAGATTTCTGGAACGACGATTTTATGCACAACGGAAGATTTATGTTGGGTTATTTTAAAACATTTCCGGTTTTTGGAGTTCAGAAAACCAAACCTGAAAACAAAGCTTGGTACACCGATTCTATGATCAAAGCCACTTCTGAAGACGGTTTAAAATTCTACAGAGACATGGGAACATTGAAAGATGGTTATGAAAAATACTACAAAAATAATTTCTTCATGACTGAAATAATGAATCACTCCAATTTTGATGAATTTTGGCAGAAAAGAAATCTTTTGCCACATCTTAAAAACATCAATCATGCAGTAATGACAGTTGGTGGATGGTTTGATGCAGAAGATCTTTCAGGACCTTTAAATATTTACAAAACCATTGAAAAAACAAGCCCGAAAGCTAAAAACACCATCGTGATGGGACCATTTTCTCACGGAGGTTGGGGACGAGAAGAAGGAAAACATTTTCATAATCAAATTTACTTCGGTGACAGCATCGCAACGTATTATCAGAAAAATGTTGAAACGAAATTTTTCAATCATTATCTAAAAGGAAATGCAAAACAGGACGCAGATTTACCTGAAGCTTTAATGTACGATACCGGAGCAAAACAATGGCGAGAATTTACAACGTATCCTCCAAAAGAAGCAAAAAAAGTTAACTTTTACTTAGCCAACGGAACTTTAAAGAACAATGCACAACAAGGATTTTCTGAATATTACAGCGACCCAAATAACCCAGTTGTAAGTTCAGATAATCTGAAAGATTTTAACGGATTTACTCCAAGAAATTACATGTCGGAAGATCAAAGATTCGCTGTCGGAAGACCCGATGTTTTGACTTTCACCACCGATATTTTAACAGAAGACATAACTTTTGCAGGAGAAATTTTGGCTAAATTAAATATCGCTTCAACTTCAACAGATGCTGATTTTGCAGTGAAATTGATCGATGTTTACCCTGAAGATTTTAAACCCACTGAAAAGAAAGACGGTGTGATCTATGGAAATTATCATCAAATGGTAAGAAGTGAAATTATGCCTGCAAGATTCAGAAACTCCAGAGAAAAAGGAGAAGCTTTGGTTGCCAATCAAAAAACTGCCGTGAATTTCAGATTGCAGGATGTTGTTCATACTTTTAAGAAAGGACATAAAATCCAGATACAAATCAGCTCGACATGGTTTCCATTATTTGCTATTAATCCTCAGAAATTCTTAGACAATCCGAATTTCTCGACGAAAGAAGATTATACGAAAGCGTTTATTAAAGTTTTTGAAGATTCTTCGATTGAAGTTGAGATTTTGAAATAA
- a CDS encoding alpha-ketoglutarate-dependent dioxygenase AlkB family protein gives MSLFDEIQDFPINILPKDGVTEYYGKIFSDEECEKYYQYLFNQIPWENDEAVIFGKLIYTKRKVAWFGEKAFEYTYSNRTKYAKLWTPELLQLRQKCEEASGETYNSCLLNLYHDGSEGMAYHSDGEKDLKKHGAIASLTFGAERKFSFKHKISKERIDISLENGSLLVMKGITQENWLHRLPPTTKVKTPRVNLTFRTIEE, from the coding sequence ATTAGTTTGTTCGACGAAATCCAAGATTTTCCTATCAATATTCTACCCAAAGACGGTGTCACAGAATATTATGGAAAGATTTTTTCTGATGAAGAATGCGAAAAATATTATCAATATTTATTCAACCAAATCCCTTGGGAAAATGACGAGGCGGTCATCTTTGGAAAACTAATCTATACCAAGAGAAAAGTTGCCTGGTTTGGTGAAAAAGCATTTGAATATACTTACTCAAACCGAACAAAATATGCAAAACTCTGGACTCCTGAATTATTACAATTAAGACAAAAATGTGAAGAGGCTTCAGGCGAAACATATAATTCATGTCTTCTCAATTTATATCACGATGGAAGCGAAGGAATGGCATATCACAGCGACGGCGAAAAAGATCTGAAAAAACATGGAGCAATTGCTTCTTTAACTTTCGGAGCAGAAAGAAAGTTTTCTTTTAAACATAAGATTTCCAAAGAAAGAATTGATATTTCATTGGAAAACGGAAGTTTATTGGTGATGAAAGGAATAACGCAGGAAAACTGGCTTCATCGGCTTCCGCCAACGACAAAAGTAAAAACTCCAAGAGTAAATTTGACTTTTAGAACTATTGAGGAATGA
- a CDS encoding bifunctional helix-turn-helix domain-containing protein/methylated-DNA--[protein]-cysteine S-methyltransferase produces MFTQDEIDYQRIAKAIEFIQSNFKLQPNLDEVAEKVNLSPAHFQRIFTDWAGTSPKKFLQFISLEHAKSLLKEEKATLFDAALETGLSSTSRLHDLFVKIEGMSPAEYKNGGKNLNINYSFSESPFGKIITASTEKGICYMAFEEDKENALRDLQSRFPNASFFERQDDFQQNALSIFNQDWSKLNTIKLHLKGTDFQLKVWESLLTIPMGKLSTYGNLADKIGNPKASRAVGTAIGSNPVAFLIPCHRVIQSSGKIGGYMWGSDRKQLIIGWESAKVY; encoded by the coding sequence ATGTTCACACAAGACGAAATAGATTATCAGAGAATTGCCAAAGCGATAGAATTTATTCAGAGCAATTTTAAGCTTCAGCCTAATTTGGATGAGGTTGCTGAAAAAGTAAATCTGAGTCCGGCACATTTTCAGAGAATATTTACTGATTGGGCAGGAACAAGTCCGAAGAAATTTTTGCAGTTTATCAGTCTTGAGCATGCAAAAAGTTTACTGAAAGAAGAAAAAGCCACATTATTTGACGCAGCATTAGAGACCGGACTTTCAAGTACAAGCAGATTGCACGATCTGTTTGTGAAAATTGAAGGAATGTCGCCTGCAGAATATAAGAATGGCGGAAAGAATTTAAATATCAATTATAGCTTTTCTGAAAGCCCATTTGGAAAAATCATCACAGCTTCCACCGAAAAAGGGATCTGCTATATGGCTTTCGAAGAAGATAAAGAAAATGCATTGAGAGATCTACAAAGTAGATTTCCCAATGCATCTTTTTTTGAAAGACAGGACGATTTTCAGCAAAACGCATTGTCGATTTTCAATCAAGATTGGTCAAAGCTTAACACCATCAAGCTTCATTTAAAAGGAACAGATTTTCAGCTCAAAGTCTGGGAAAGTTTACTGACCATTCCAATGGGAAAATTATCAACCTATGGAAATTTAGCCGATAAAATTGGAAATCCTAAAGCTTCAAGAGCAGTTGGAACCGCGATTGGAAGTAATCCTGTAGCATTTTTAATTCCTTGTCACCGTGTGATACAATCTTCAGGGAAAATTGGCGGGTATATGTGGGGAAGCGATAGAAAACAATTGATAATTGGCTGGGAAAGTGCGAAAGTGTATTAA